Within Carassius gibelio isolate Cgi1373 ecotype wild population from Czech Republic chromosome A21, carGib1.2-hapl.c, whole genome shotgun sequence, the genomic segment ATGGGGGACATTTGCATTcaaccaaaccaaacaaaacaaacacttcCCTTTCAGAACAATGTTTCGAGAGGAAATAAATCTAGATTTTGAGCCATTTTTAGTgtgagaaaaatattaagcatgatattataaagaaaatgttgtttataaaatgtaataattttaaatatttatataattttaaatgtttatatttggacATATTACTTTGTTAATATATTAAACTTtgtctaataaatattattttcattattatgttaatttttttattatgtatatatttattatacttagtaattattatattttatattattatatatttcatatattatacttcatatgataaaatatttaatatctactcttttatatattatttctattagtttatatatatatatatatttatatgtgtgtgtgtgtgtgtaatgttcttatttattttcaaaatatattttgttgcttttaaagccggtacaaattaaaatattatctgaaaaacgattttataaatgtatatatgtataaataatatgaataacatgatgggttttaaaaatataaaattataataaaaaatatacaagcaacacatacatatataataactGATTAATTATTTctgagtagaaaaaaataaataatgtttaaatatttttgagcatATTATTTAATATCTAGCACATTTTGACAgctttaaaaaatacattgaaaaaatcCCATAGCATCCTCTTGCAACCCCATCGAGGTTTAAAATCAAGGTATCATTCATATCCATAACACAAAAAATAGTTTTGAGGATACTGATGAACTTTCATACTTATAGTTAAGTTTTTTCTTCATATCAGTAACCTTAATAATGAACTGAAGACATAAATGGTGTAGTGTTTCTGTAGTACCAGGTGCAGCtcatcagtaatgtgtgtgtggtgttgttTGATGTCTCAGAGCGGTGAGATGCTGGAGGATCTGCGGGGTCACACTGCAGCTGTCCAGAGCAGTGCCTTCTCATCAGACTCACAGAGTGTGGTATGAATCATCTTGTTTTGATCCGTTCAGCATGAGCTGCTTCACCTCCTCTCTCTGTCGTTCAGGCCACGGGCTCCTGGGATCGGACCGTGAGAGTCTGGAAACTTCTTGAGGAAAAAGAGGCTGTGACATTACAGGGGCACCTGGGAAACGTGGcctgtctctgtttctctgtccGTGGGACGCTGGTGAGCTCACAAAGCTGATTTCTTATcgagagtgagaaaaaaaaagatgtttctcctgaaagaatctcttctgctcacagagGTTGTATTTTAAATCAAAGAACAATATTAATCCCAGGGGGAAATTGCTTTCCATGTTGCAATTGTtctcaaaaagaaagaaataataaataaataaataataagaaagataaaaatgaataaatatatacccatcaataaattaaaaatgaatagagacatacaaataataataaaagactatACCTATAAAAACGGTAGTTTAgatcaaatgtaaaattaattaggTGCAATAGAATGCGTCAGTAGAATCTTGTGTATAATGAATCCAATGTGATCATGATAATTAATTACAGTAGTTTTATAGTGTATGTATAGCACACTAATCTAGTATTGATAAATaagcaatgataataataaattgtattgcaCGTGAAAATCCCTTCTTGCACATAAATAGAAATTTCCATTGCACAAGAAAAATTGCACATGCAAATGTCCCAGCACTTATAGAAAGGAGTTATGCAGCCTTATGGCCAcgtgtataaaatattattacaatttaaaataaccattattCAAATAGATGTTATTGTTTTACCataatatttcaacatttgactgtatttttgatcaaataaatacagtgttGGTGAGCAAGAGAgactcataaaaaataaaaataaacttttgaatgctagtatGTTTCTGAATGTGTCCTGTGTGTTTCAGGCCTCAGGCTCATGGGACGGCACAGTGCGTGTTTGGTCACCAATGCATCACGCGTGTCTGTTTGTGTTGGGAGGTTGTGAGCGTGTTTGGGTCAGGAGTCTAGCTTTCTCCAGAGACGGACTGGTTTTAGCATCCATCGCTGAAGGCGACATGGTAAAACACACTCACTTATTCACACAGTATGTGTGGCAATGCTCGATATTGATTGGTTTGTTTATCAGGTGAGGATCTGGGATGTGACCTCTGGAGTCTGTCTGAAGAGGCTGCAGGTGACTGAGAACCTTTGACTAGTAACATATTTAGCACTACACAAGCTTCAtggcatgtgtgcatgtgttttagGGTCACAAGGACTCGGCATACGGCTGTGTGTTCACTCCTGATGGGAAGCTTCTCACCAGCGGTTCTGAGCAGCTGGATGTTGAAGAGGAGAGAAGTGAAAGTTTAAACACAGAACAGAACAGGACAGTAAAGAGTGACCACGAGGACGGCCAGGACATCATGACCCACGGTGAATGAAAGCAGCTGTGGAACTGCATCCTGTTTTACTCAGATAATCAGCGATTATAAACTCACAGACATCAATGGCTGCAGTGAGGTCTTCTGCACGTCTGAATCAACATGTTTATGAGATGAGCATCACAATGTCATAACTTTCAGTTTGGGTGCATAAGGATTGAATCGTTTTGTGATTGTTGGCAGtttgtatgcatttttattttttgtactgtttAGGAGGTAATCACCTTGTTTTTCACCTTGCAAAATTAAGCTGTTATCTGTCAATATGTGATATTTCTgatcaattatttaatattttactgtaaactaGTGTTTAtggtaataaatgtaaattataaatagCAGTTTGCAACATCAAGCAGCAAAACAGACTATTTTGATACTGCATTAGTAACTCGAAGTGGATGACAATGGAAGGATTTTAATGATACTatgatacaatattatattatataaacattttcatgTATTAACCATAAAGGCTGTGTGAAAACAGGTTatcaaatttaattgtaattttttatattgtactttgtATTATATACCATTGTTTTATAAGATTTTTTCACATTATTGTTATAAAGTGAGAggtaaactatatttaaaatgacttaacatctggaaagtattttacatttgtattaaaaacacaatGTATAAACCCTTAAAAAATATAAGACAGATTTTGGCTCTTTTAGAGTATCCAAAGTTAACCCTTTTTCCATCATGCTAAGCATTTTACAAACCTGTTTTTTCCCCACAATCAAAATAACGTCAACATAATTAGGATTGCTAAACTTAAGTATTTTTAAGATTATCTGCACATAAATCTTATTAAAATTAACTCCAGTCTGTATGAACCATAGACAACCCTTGAAAAGGTTAACTAAAATGTagttttcgatttttttttaagtgttcttACATGTTTTAGTTTCACTCTTGGTTAAATAACTCAAACATTTTTAAAGCTGTAATGCAGAGACTTCCAGGGGGAAAAAGCATCACGTTCCAACTGATGTCAAAAACAAGTTCCACATGCAATCATCACTTCAATCATATTTCCCAAGAAACCTTATTCCTgcttcagagacacacagactCAGGCGTCTTAATTCCACGGTGAGGTGTTTATTTTTTCAGTGATAAACAACAGTACAGCCTTTTAAGCCTTGACCGCGAACTTGCGGATGCCGTAGAGGCGGGACTTCCTCTGCATCTTCTTGGTCATCAGGTTCTGCTCGTGTTTTGTCAGCTGACGACGGATGGCACGAGTCTTCCTGGGCCTCAGGTCCAAAGGCTTGTACTTCTTCCCCTGAACATGAAGAGAGCAGGACTGTTAGAAACTACAAGATGGACATTACAAGCAGTCAACAAATCTAAATCTAGAAAACCACTTACACTTATAGTACActtatgatataatatattacttatttctatatatatatatattttttttttattgttacacgtttaaatctgtttttatatttgcatttaaaaaaaattgtaacactACTTTGCATTAACCTTGGCACTTCATTTCAGAAATCTAGTTAGCGTTTCTAATACGGCTGAGGAAGTGACGGAAACCTCTCTCTGCTGATTAGTGGAATCAATCTCACTTTCTTCCTCTTTTGGAACATCATAGAAATGCTAAttgtggatttatttttatttttctattggaCCAAATGGGAACATAATTAGTTGTAGTTTCCATTCATACGAGTGCTTGTGAGAAACACAGAGATATCACAAGAGTGGATTTAGAAATGGGATCAAAGAaccaaacagtaaaaataaatggcAAGGTAATATAATGGAAAGTATAGagtttaaatgtacataaaatgtgtgtatataagaCTAGGTGTAAAAAAAACACCTGGTTCTCCAGTAACTACAGCTGAAGTTCATTAAATGATAGGATATAAATGATCTGTCGGCTGCTCACAGCAGATGAGCATCATTTAAAGACTCTGCCATGAACCGTCATGTTTCTTTAGCAAGAGAATATTCACACTAGCTCCACTTCAGCAGGAGGAGTGCTGGGTGATCGTCCTGCTGGAGTCTAAACAGACGCTCTGTAGTTTGTCTCTCATAACAAATCAGGTCATCTGAACACTGGAATGACTGATGGCCATTACAGCTTCCACATTAAAATCAATCAAACTCTTCTAAATGTATCTGCTGTCAAGATAAACTGAACGGGTTTAAGTTATCTTTAAATTTGATCTCAtctaaaaaatgtaaagacttCAAGGTGTTACCTGCATTGAAAGAGCATCTTAGCATGTGTGCATTTAGGTGATCAGTGGCATTAAACTGACCTTGTAAAACTTCCTCAGATTCTCCTTCTGTGTCTGGTTGATAACTGTGAGGACTCTGGCGATGGACTTGCGGACAACGCGGCTGAAAAGAGAGGAAACAATGATTAGAATGATGCTTTCCACTTAATTCTTCATCATCTTCAATTAATCCCAGAACAACATTTTTGACCGAAACGCAAAAGAATTGCGGCCACAAACAATTTCAAAACATGTTTCCAATGAATGGAACAGACACACACAGGGTTCTGCAGGTTTTATGTAAGATACACTGAAAACTACTTTCCTCTCAACCACTAGAACATAGAAACATATGGAAATTAACTTGTAGAGAGGTGAATTAAGACTTTAAGTCCTTTTAAGACCTGCAGAATGTGTGTGATGTGTATACTGAACGTCCTTGGATCAGACTACACTAAAGAAACAAAATACACACGTGTTCCCATCACACTAAAGCTGACATTGAAACATAGAAGGGCCCCAGATCATTATTCCTCCTAAACAGCACACGTCTCCAATAATCTGGATCTTCTGTAAACTGGTAAAGGGTGCGTCTCAATCAGCTCCTGTGCTCGTGAATCAGTATATCATGTACACGAATCTGCTCACTGGTTTGGTCCCTGGCTCACTGCACATTGGGACAGTGATTACTCAATGTAGAATGCCACAGTTGGTAATCAACAACAAGCAGGACCAATCTAAATTTTTCTCTTTAAACATCATTCTgctacatttaattacattttttttataaatgtttactagATGTGATCATTACCTTTCTAGCAATGTGTTTTTGCTGAAATACTAAAAACCAGACAtgtgtttaaagggttagttcatccaaaatgaaaatgatgtcattaataactcaccctcatgtggttccaaacctgtgggacctccgttcatcttcgaaacacagtttaagatattttagatttagtccgagagctctcagtccctccactgaaacgGTGTTACATGTTTCACTGTGAAACATGTCCAAAAAGGTAAGaaaatcatcaaagtagtccatgtgacatcagagggtcagttagaatttgctgaagcattgaaaatacattttggtccaaaaataacaaaaaattatgactttagcATTCAGacttcagcattgtcttctcttccgggtcacAACACTACTGACaagttttctggtgcgcccaataacaaagataacacatcagcagcgtcgtgaacgcactcacaacagacccggaagagaagacaatgctgaataaagtcataatgtttggaccaaaatgtattttcaatgcttcaacaaattctaactgaccctctgatgtcacatggactactttgaagatgttttttattacctttctggacatggacagtagaccgtacacagattttcaatggagggactgagagctcttggactaaatcttaaatatcttaaaccgtgttccgaaaatgaacagaggtcttaagggtttgaaaTGAAacaagggtgagtcattaatgacatcattttcatttttggatgaactaaccctgtAAATCATTAATCACATATCAGAAATGATGTAATATCCGGATATGGATCATAGTGAGCACAAATGCTCCCTAGtttttgcagtgcattgtgggatttttcaGGGAGCAGACTCTCCAGTGCAATGAAAGGACTCCCCTCATCAGTGTCCTGACTACTGAGCTCGTGAGCTTATCGAGACACAGCCGACTCCATCACTCACATCTTGGAGAGTTTGGATGCAGCTCCTCCCGTAACCTTGGCAACGCGCAGCTGGGAGAGCTCCACCTTCAGATCCTCCagctgtttcagcag encodes:
- the LOC127941779 gene encoding WD repeat-containing protein 38 isoform X2, coding for MAISHEQGNMWRHPSADFSVSKIRYYSRHKGEVNCCAFSPDCHVLLTCCDDARLYLWSATSAKHLATFSGHSGPVKSCVFSSDGQLFASASHDRTVRIWSRSSTECTHILTAHSGSVETVSFSPDGQRLVSGGWDNRVLIWRVQSGEMLEDLRGHTAAVQSSAFSSDSQSVATGSWDRTVRVWKLLEEKEAVTLQGHLGNVACLCFSVRGTLASGSWDGTVRVWSPMHHACLFVLGGCERVWVRSLAFSRDGLVLASIAEGDMVRIWDVTSGVCLKRLQGHKDSAYGCVFTPDGKLLTSGSEQLDVEEERSESLNTEQNRTVKSDHEDGQDIMTHGE
- the LOC127941779 gene encoding WD repeat-containing protein 38 isoform X1: MNKETCGAIPQQTSACPKLGIIPDTKERWMLCCRVCVSQVNCCAFSPDCHVLLTCCDDARLYLWSATSAKHLATFSGHSGPVKSCVFSSDGQLFASASHDRTVRIWSRSSTECTHILTAHSGSVETVSFSPDGQRLVSGGWDNRVLIWRVQSGEMLEDLRGHTAAVQSSAFSSDSQSVATGSWDRTVRVWKLLEEKEAVTLQGHLGNVACLCFSVRGTLASGSWDGTVRVWSPMHHACLFVLGGCERVWVRSLAFSRDGLVLASIAEGDMVRIWDVTSGVCLKRLQGHKDSAYGCVFTPDGKLLTSGSEQLDVEEERSESLNTEQNRTVKSDHEDGQDIMTHGE
- the LOC127941781 gene encoding 60S ribosomal protein L35 gives rise to the protein MAKIKARDLRGKKKEELLKQLEDLKVELSQLRVAKVTGGAASKLSKIRVVRKSIARVLTVINQTQKENLRKFYKGKKYKPLDLRPRKTRAIRRQLTKHEQNLMTKKMQRKSRLYGIRKFAVKA